One Odontesthes bonariensis isolate fOdoBon6 chromosome 12, fOdoBon6.hap1, whole genome shotgun sequence genomic window, GAGTGCAAGGTCACGTGAAAAGGTAATAAAAGTAGAAGTTTTGTGTGTTATGTAAATTCATTATCTTCTCTCAACAATTTTCTGACTGACATTGACAAATTCAAGTGTAAGAGGATTTTAATTCCTTAGCCTTCAAGGATGTCCACCTTTAACAggtaaatcagaatcagaatcagaattactttattaatcccttgcagGAAATTCCTTTTCTGCAGAGCCCTCGtttacagaaaaaaacccaatgtataaatatataatataatataagtATAGAACCTATTTCTGTTGTTTGTCAAAGTAGCTTGACTCGTATTTTTTGTGAATATCTAAACAGCAAAGTTAGCAATAAACAGTAAAACTATTTATGCATTTTTTGTATATCAAAAATTGGAGGCCTACGTCctcttttcattatttttcctaTGTGCAGCCTCATGTTTGGCTCTTGGCACATGAACGCATCTCTTTGCAGGGTTTCCTTTGAATCAGTGACATCTTTGAGCAAAATGGAATCAGAATAGATACACAACATAAGTTCTCCAAAAAGTACGGTAAACATCCTCAGAAACATAcaacatatttttgtttttccttcataaGGGACATTATCTAAAGTTCCCAATTCCATTTTCCCTCAGCCTAAATTAATTCATGCTTTGTTGCATTTATTAAGttgatgaaaagaaagaaatatactTTTAAACTCTAGTATTTTTGTTCCAGAATAATCCAAGTGAACCTTCTTTTTTAAGTTTCCATCCTCTTTAATGACACATGTAATAGCATATTGATaatcaaatcagaaaaaaataaatgaacaatgatGTTGAAAATACTTTGTCTCTATCTGACCACTTACTCTCAGAAAAAGCTCATTTTACTTATTATATGCTTTTTTCTGAGGCGTACCTGTTTGCTTAGGCTTTGAACACAACAACATTCTCAGTATAGGTTTTCTAATTTCTGGTAACTTTAAGCCATACACAAGAGGGTTCAGAATGGGAGGAATAACAACAAACTCAAGTGACAGAATGACTGCAACAAATggattcagctcctccaggtTAATTCTACTCAGGGCAACGTCACAAAACACAGTAATAGAATAGTTGACAAAAGTAACAATGTGTGGCAAGCAGCTTTGCATGACTTTTCTCTTGAACTCTGAGGAGTGTTTCCTACAAACCAGTAAAATTCTTACATATGTATACAGGACAAAAGCCAGGGGCAGAAAGACTGTGCTTATGCTGACAAACATGCCAACTAAGTTATTGAGCACAGTAGGGACACATGACAATTTTACAACAGGCCAGTTGGCACAGAATACCTTTGGTATCTTGTTGCCACACAGTGGAAGTCTGGAGGCCAGATAAACACAGGTTGAAATAGAAAAAGCTGGAAAGATCCACGCTAAGGCAAGCAATTGAGTGACCATCCTGGAGCTCATTTTGTTGTGATAATGTAAAGGTTGGCACACAGCAACATACCGATCATATGCCATTAAGCTCAAAATGGTGAGCTCATATGATGCATAGGTATAGATTACATAAATCTGAGTGAAACATGCTGGTCGTGATATTAAATGAGTATCAGATAGAAGGTCTCTTAGAAATCTAAGAAAAAATCCAGCAGAGCCATACAGAGAGTTAAGCGAGAGACACATGATGAAAATGTACATGGGCTCATGTAGACCTTTCTCTCGTGATATTACAACTATGATGACAAGATTGGCAGAGATAATAAAAGCAAACaccaagaaacacaaaacaaaggtTGGGTAACAGTAATTGCCTATGTTCACAAACATTGTGAGGTTAAAATAAGAGGTATTAGAAATGTTTCCCATTGACGCCATATACAGTGTTAAACTGTCAAATGATTATCCTCAAAACAGTTTTGAAGTAGTTGCAGCTACTAGTTCTTGATTAGTCACTGGTTTGGATGTTAAGTAAGGCAGTCacaggtatgtgtgtgtggagtCAGACAAGAGAACAGAAAAGATtttcaaaatgatgaataaaacaaGATGCAAGTAAGAAACCTGTATTGCAATGAGACCCAAAGACAGCAGAGTTAATTACAGTATCAGTTGAGTTGAATGTAAAAATTCTGTGGTTGTAAAGTCTCACCGTAGACTCGTGTTGTCTGTGTGTGGTCGGTGGCACAGAAGGTGACCACTGAGGATTCACAGGAGCTGCTGAGGGTGTATTTAACTTGTCAAACTATGTGACGTAACCATAGTTATTGCTCCTCTGTGGCTCTAAAATTGTGTTTCCCATTATCCATACCAACATCATTCTGATATTTGCTTTACCAAAACCTGAACATGGGTTTATATGGCAAAGCAAATCTGATTATGAAATTACTGCTTTCTTTAGATGActagattagattcaactttattgtcattgcacagagTACAAGTACTGAGACAATGAAACGCAGTTAAGCATCGAACCAGAAgtacaaagaagcagaaagtgTTTATTATGTGCATGTGCAGGAAGAGCAGAATGCTAATAAACTGTGACTAACTATAAAGACAAGTATGAATATATACAATATGTACATATAAacagtatgtatgtatatatctatatatagatatatacagtAAAAGTTGCAGAATGAGAATGAATTACATGTGTTGGCAAGAACAACATGTTTGTACCAGAAGCCGTCTCATTTCAGTTTGGTGGCGTACAGGTGAACAGCCCATGTGAAGATCCAAAGAGGCAGAGTATATAAGTTAAAAATAGAGTTGTAAAACTTCTTTATCTGCATTGGAAAGAGACTATGGAACAGAACAGAAAGTCTCGGCTCGGGTATCCGATGGTTAaaacataaagtaaaaaatatCCCCCTGACATATCATCAAATGATAGCCAGTGGGTTCCCAGTTTGTCTTCATTGTAAATTTTGGCATGTTTCCTCAATTccttcatgtttgtttttcattttattgatCCATGCATTTATCTGTGCATCCACTCCTGTCACAGCCACAGCTGCTACTCCAGTGCCTGCttaatgtttcttttcttttcctagTTTTCCTTCTACCAGCAGGAGGAGGGGATGTCATGCTGCCCTGACACCAGTTTTCTATTGTTTCTTAATTATGTTCCATGTATAAATACTTGGTTTGCTTCCCCATTTCTTTGCCAGATAGTTAGCATTATCAGTGTTATTCTGGTAGTCATGGTTAAAacctttgtcttttatttttttggatttACGTCTTGGATTACGCTTTACATTTTGAATATATACTTACTTATTTGTTTGGATTACCTGTGCCTGAGCTCACCTGTGAGTTTTGTTGGTTACCTGCTTCAGTCAACTCCACAGGTGTTCTGAGTGCAAGTTCGCAATAAAGATAATCTTTGGAATCTACTTCACCCGTTTCTGTGTCTCCGCTCCGGGGTCCACGCTTTCATCAAAACGTGACAGAACTATCTGAAAAAATGGATTCCGCAGATCCAAAGTGTTGTGCACGAGGCATTGGCATCGGCTCAGGGCGCCTTATCGGGACAGCATGCTCAAGACCTCAGGGGCATAATGGGTATTAGAACTTTGAAGGTAGGTCAGTTTTTTGTGGTCGGTCCAAACTATAAAAGGGGTCTCAGATCCCTCCAGCCAGTGCCTCCACTCTTCCAAAGCAAGGACGACCGCCAACAGCTCACGATTACCCACATCATAAGTACGCTCTGCTGGGGAAAGACGACGTGAAAAGTACCCACAGGGATGTAATCTCTGGTTTGAGTACTGAGAGAGCACCGCTCCCACACCATTGTCTGAGGCATCCACCTCCACAACAAACTGTTTTGTGGTGTCAGGGTGAATGAGGACAAGTGCAGATGTAAACAGTGTCTTGAGTCTTTGGAAAGCCCGTGCTGCCTCTGTAGACCAAGCTAATGGGAGAGAAGTGGAGGCGAGTTGGGTGAGAGGTGCGGCCACTTTACTAAAATCTCTAATAAAGCGCCGGTAGAAATGAGCAAACCCAAGAAAACGTTGGAGCTGTTTGCGGTTCTCCGGCACCGGCCATTCAACTACTGCCTGGACCTTGACTGGGTCAGAGCGAATCTGTATCTTCTCAATGATGAAGCCTAAAAATGAACTAGACTGAACATGAAACTGACATTTTTCGGCTTTAACAAAGAGCCTATTCTCCAGCAGTCTTTGGAGGACTAACCTGACATGCCTGTAGTGCTCCTCTTGGTTGCgagacaaaaaataataatttcatccAAATAAACGAAAACAAAACGGTTAAGCAAATCACGGAGCACATCTTTATCCAAAGATTGGAAAATGGCAGGGGTGTTACTCAAACCAAAAGGCATAACCAAGTATTCAAAATGGCCAAGAGGAGTATTGAATGGCGTCTTCCACTCATCCCCCTCCCGAATGCGAACAAGATGATAAGCATTACATAGGTCTAGTTTAGTGAAAACTGTGGACtggtgaagggagtggaaagCAGAATCCAGTAGTGGTAAAGGATACTTATTCTTGACTGTTGTAGCGTTGAGGCCACGATAATCAATACATGGGCATAAGGTCTTGCCCTTTTTGGACACAAAGAAAAAACCAGCACCCACAGGGGAGGAAGAGGGGTGAATCACAACAGCTGCCAAAGACTCCTGAATGTACCTCTCCATTGTTTCTCTCTCAGGACGAAACAGATCGTACAAATGGCTAGAGGGAAAAGGAGACCCAGGCAGAAGGTCAATACCACAGTCATAGGGAcggtgtgtggggggggggaagCTATTTACTAAATACCTCAGCCAGGTCATGATAGCATGTGGGGACCCCAGAAAGATCACGTGAGTCAGGAGGAGCTACAGAAGACGACAAAAGAGGAACTGCTGACTTTAGACAGTTGCTGTGGCATGCCACACTCCAACTAATTATGGTGCTTTGTGCCTAATCAATGTGTGGATTATGCAGTCTAAGCCAGGGGAGACCTAAAGCAACAGGAGTATGAGGAGGtggaatgatgaaaaaaaaaaaaactgataaacTCATGGTGGTTAGCAGAAATAAGTAGACATAAAGGAACAGTCTGATGAATAATTACAGACAGTAATCTACCATCCAAAGCATTTACATTGCGAGGTATAGTAAGGAAAAACACAGGAATATCATGTTGTTTTAAACAATCTGCAGCCATGAAGTTCTCATCAGCCCCAGAGTCAACAAATGGTTTTATTTGCACCTCCATATGGTTACAAAGGAACACTGCAGATAATTGAGTTCGAGGGGGAGAGGAAACATTACAGACTTAGCTTCGGCCCACCTGGGTATCCCCTTTCTCAGGTGAGCTTAGACTTCTGGGAAACTCGGGCAGTTGTTACGCATGTGCCCTGGTTGgccacaataaaaacacagtctCCCCTAAAACCTGCGTTGGCGCTCAGCAGGAGTCAATCTGGCCCCTCCCAGCTGCATAGGCTCAGGAGTGGCCTGGACCACAGGAGCATGGACCTCCTCTGGAGACGGGATGGCCACCTTTTGACTGGAGGCTGCAGCAGAAAACGGGACAAAGGAGGAAGTGGCTGCGGTCACGTTCTCGGCGTCTCTCCTGCATGCGGTTATCTAACCGTTGTGCAAGGACTATTAATTTGGCAAGGGAACTTAAATTCATCCCGAGGCGCCAGTTCATCCTTTAGGCTCTCATTCAGAGAGCGGAGAAAAGTTCCCATAAGGGCCAGTTCATCCCAGCCACTCTCCGTTGCGAGGGTGGAGAATTCAATTGAGTGTTCAGCAACTGACCTGGAGCCTTGGTGCAGTGAGATTAGTCAGTTGCCAGCCTCCTTTCCCCGAACAGGATGATTGAAAACGCCTTACAAAACAATTGTAGGAAGTGCAGAGCCGGGAGTTGCCTTCCCACGTTGCCAACGCCCACTGCGCAGCCCGTCCGACTGAGGAGACTGGTGATGTATGCCACCTTGGCGCTGTCGGCCTGGTACATCAGATGTTGCAGTTCAAAAACCAGAGTGCACTGGAGGAGAAAACGTCCACAGGCTCCGACATCCCCGGCCTAGCGTTCTGGTCTCGGGAGATGGGGCTCACTGATAGGAGGTGAAGGCGCCGGTGGATCAGCTACTGGAAGTGGAGGAGGTTGAGGAGGGAGCCTTTGTTCCAGCCTCAGAGAGAGAACAGCGACGTTGGAGACTCTGAGTTCTGCCAAACAGAGAGCCAGCCATCCAATGATCCATCTGAGCCTGTTCTTCCTGCTAGCTGCTTTGTGGGAGCAGCCCATTGGGAGGTTGTGCGGCAGGTTAAGGAGGCCCTCTCCTGTAATCCTGGCCCAGGTAATGAGCTACctaattgtttgtttgttcccgAAGGTCTCAGGTGTTGCAGTGGGGGCATTCCTCCAACTTGGCCTGCCATCCTGGAGCTGCACGTACGTTTGGGCTCATACGCCAGCGGTTCTAGTGGCCCAAGCTGGGCCGTGACACCAAAGAGTTTTTGGCAGCCTGTTCCATCTGTGCCCGAGGtaaagcctctcaccaactaCCCGCTGGTTTACTAAATCCTCTTCCTATCCCCACTAGACCATGGTCCCACATCGCACTAGACTTTCTCACCAGGTTACCTTTTTCAGCAGGCAATACCACCATCCTAACAATTATTGACCGTTTTTCTAAGGCTGTGCACTTTGTGCCTTTCACCAAGCTCCCTTCTGCTTTTAAAACTGCTGAGTTACTGGTTAAACATGTGTTCCGTCTCCACGGCATTCCCGTGGAGATGGTATCAGATCGGGGGCCTCAGTTCTCTTCCCAGGTCTGGCGAGCCTTTTGTGGTGCATTGGGGGCGAGGGTCAGTCTATCATCCGGGTACCATCCTCGGACCAATGGCCAGATAGAGCGAGCCAACCAGGACCTGGAGGCTGCACTGAGATGTGTTTGTGCTCATAACCCATCCTCCTGGAGTACTCAGTTACCATGGGTGGAATACGGCCAAAATTTACTCTCCACTTCTGCCACTGGTATGTCACCTTTCATGGTTATGTATGGTTTTCAACCCCCATTATTCCCTTCCCAGGAGGATGAGGTCTCCGTCCCTTCTGTTCAGGAACACTTCCGACGGGCTCGCAGAGTGTGGCTCGAGGCTCGGGCCGCTTTAATTAGGTCCGCTGCCAGGAACCGCTGCCTGGCTGACTGCCGGCGTTCTCCTGCACCCATTATCAGCCTGGGCAGATGGTATGGTTATCCAAGGATCTGCCTCTGCAGGTAGACTCTTGTAAGCTGGCCCCCCGTTACATTGGACCTTTTCAGGTGGTCAAGGTCATTTATCCCTCTGCTGTAAACCTTAAACTCGCCAACTCCTTGAATGTTCATCGTACTTTTCACGTCTCGTTGTTAAAGCCAGTTTCCTCCTGTCCACTTTTCATCGGTCCTCCTGCCGAGCCCCCCAGTCGTGGATGGCCATCCTGCATTCTCTGTCAATCACATTTTCGATGTGCGTGGACGTGGCAGAGGTTTTCGGTTTCTGGTGGACTGGGAGGGTTACGGGCCGGAAGAACGCTCTTGGGTTCCCCGCCGGTTCATTCTTGACCCGTCCCTTATTTCTGATTTCTACAAGGCCCACCCTAACAAACCCGGAGGACCGCCAGGAAGCAGTTGTTGGAGGAGGGGTACTATCACAGCCACAGCTGCTACTCCAGTGCCTGCttaatgtttcttttcttttcttggttTTCCTTCTACCAGCAGGAGGAGGGGATGTCATGCCGCCCTGACACCAGTTTTCTATTGTTTCCTAATTATTATCCATGTATAAATACTTGGTTTGCTCCCCCATTTCTTTGCCAGATAGTTAGCATTATCAGTGTTATTCTGGTATTCATGGTTAAACCTTTGTCTTTTTTGGATTTACGACTTGGATTACGCtttacattttaaatatatacttACATATTTCTTTGGATTACCTGTGCCTGAGCTCACCTGTGAGTTTTGTTGGCGACctcccagccagcatgtccatgtggggcccataaggtttaaatttgggctgcagataagggtcccaagtgggtttgtctgcagtttccacggtggcctcacctgtgtttgcccatatggttttcaaagtgcaacttgaagggttaggggttagggttaccctaagccttaaattattccaaaggcaatacagataaacacatcacacaaagtaaaagaatgttcacattcatattggctaaatgcaaagtccaaccaaagccacacagagacttgaaaccttatgggccccacatggacatgctgtcTGGGCTGCTTCAGTCCACTCCACAGATGATGTTGTGAGTGCAAGTTCGCAAAAAAGATAATCATCAGAATACTATCTACTTCACCCATTTGTGTGCCTCCGCTCTGGGGTCCACGCTTTCATCAAAACGTGACAACTCCAAACACTTCATTTTATTGATCCATGCATTTATTTGTGCATCCACTCCAAacacttgaagaaaaaaatgtgagTTTTCTGCTTTTCTGAAAAAGCAGCTATAGCATCATAAGCATTTCCTGAATTGATTTAGTCTGATTTAATGGAAACTGAAGacccaaaacaaaagaacaatatACAGCATTT contains:
- the LOC142395943 gene encoding olfactory receptor 6N1-like; amino-acid sequence: MGNISNTSYFNLTMFVNIGNYCYPTFVLCFLVFAFIISANLVIIVVISREKGLHEPMYIFIMCLSLNSLYGSAGFFLRFLRDLLSDTHLISRPACFTQIYVIYTYASYELTILSLMAYDRYVAVCQPLHYHNKMSSRMVTQLLALAWIFPAFSISTCVYLASRLPLCGNKIPKVFCANWPVVKLSCVPTVLNNLVGMFVSISTVFLPLAFVLYTYVRILLVCRKHSSEFKRKVMQSCLPHIVTFVNYSITVFCDVALSRINLEELNPFVAVILSLEFVVIPPILNPLVYGLKLPEIRKPILRMLLCSKPKQTVSSQKVAIPSPEEVHAPVVQATPEPMQLGGARLTPAERQRRF